A region of Cellulophaga sp. RHA19 DNA encodes the following proteins:
- a CDS encoding sugar transferase, which translates to MYINFFKRIIDFILAAIGFVFLSPFFFTVAIVLFFSNNGKIFFFQPRPGKNEKIFKVIKFKSMNDKKDENGELLPFHLRVTKFGNFIRKYSLDEIPQLLNVLKGEMSLVGPRPLLVQYLPLYNDFQKQRHVAKPGITGWAQVNGRNAISWEQKFELDVWYVKNRSFKTDVKILLLTVKKVFVKEGVNSSENLNMSTFTGTPTTN; encoded by the coding sequence ATGTACATTAATTTTTTTAAAAGAATCATAGATTTTATACTTGCTGCCATAGGCTTTGTATTTTTATCTCCTTTTTTCTTTACTGTTGCCATTGTATTATTTTTTTCTAACAATGGTAAAATTTTCTTTTTTCAGCCTAGGCCAGGTAAAAATGAGAAGATTTTTAAAGTAATAAAGTTTAAGTCTATGAACGACAAAAAAGATGAAAACGGAGAACTACTACCTTTTCATTTACGAGTTACAAAATTTGGTAACTTTATACGTAAATATTCTTTAGATGAAATACCTCAGTTACTAAACGTATTAAAAGGAGAAATGAGTTTAGTTGGGCCTAGACCCTTGTTAGTGCAATACTTACCATTGTATAACGATTTTCAAAAACAAAGACATGTAGCAAAACCAGGTATTACTGGCTGGGCGCAAGTAAATGGTAGGAATGCCATTTCATGGGAACAAAAATTTGAGCTAGATGTTTGGTATGTAAAAAATAGATCTTTTAAAACAGATGTTAAAATTTTACTACTAACAGTAAAAAAAGTATTTGTAAAAGAGGGTGTTAATAGTAGTGAAAACCTTAATATGTCTACATTTACTGGCACACCAACAACTAATTAA
- a CDS encoding glycosyltransferase family 4 protein translates to MKQKIIRVTTVPVSLKGLLKGQLKYMSKYYTVIGVSSGGDALKDVHKQEGVPVIAVELTRKITPIKDLKSVYNLYKVFKKEKPFIVHSHTPKAGTAAMLAAKLAGVPHRLHTIAGLPLLEATGIKRTILNLVEKITYACATKIYPNSFGLQDIIINEKFTNKNKLKVIGKGSSNGIDTNHFNPNLYSAEDNLNLRTKLGFTAEDVVFTFVGRLVADKGINELIAAFKKLSETQQKAKLLLVGTFETELDPLHKETLDFINSSNNIVNVGWQEDVRPYFAISNALTFPSYREGFPNVVMQAGAMKLYSIVTDINGCNEIIQEGINGTIIPVKDADALHAKMLQFYEQKDSLYNPNTCREVLVKNYERSYIWEQLRKEYESLEKNKLHSNS, encoded by the coding sequence ATGAAACAAAAAATAATACGTGTTACTACTGTACCTGTTTCTCTTAAAGGTTTATTAAAAGGGCAGTTAAAGTATATGAGTAAATACTACACTGTAATTGGCGTATCTAGCGGAGGAGATGCACTTAAAGATGTACATAAACAAGAAGGTGTGCCTGTTATTGCGGTAGAACTAACCCGTAAAATAACACCTATTAAAGATTTAAAATCTGTATATAACCTATACAAAGTTTTTAAAAAAGAAAAGCCCTTTATAGTGCATAGTCACACGCCAAAAGCTGGTACTGCTGCTATGTTAGCTGCTAAATTAGCTGGCGTACCACACAGGTTACATACTATTGCTGGTTTACCATTATTAGAAGCTACTGGTATAAAAAGAACCATTTTAAATCTTGTAGAAAAAATAACTTATGCTTGTGCAACTAAAATTTACCCTAATTCTTTTGGGTTACAAGACATTATTATAAATGAAAAATTTACAAACAAAAATAAATTAAAAGTAATTGGCAAGGGCAGTTCTAATGGTATAGACACCAACCATTTTAACCCAAATTTATATAGTGCAGAAGATAATTTAAACCTAAGAACAAAATTAGGGTTTACAGCTGAAGATGTTGTTTTTACTTTTGTTGGTAGATTAGTTGCAGATAAAGGTATTAACGAGTTAATAGCAGCTTTTAAAAAGTTAAGCGAAACACAACAAAAAGCAAAATTACTATTGGTTGGTACTTTTGAAACAGAACTAGATCCTTTGCATAAAGAAACTTTAGATTTTATAAATAGTAGTAACAATATAGTTAATGTTGGTTGGCAAGAAGACGTACGCCCTTATTTTGCAATATCTAATGCATTAACATTTCCTAGCTACAGAGAAGGTTTTCCTAATGTTGTTATGCAAGCTGGCGCTATGAAACTGTATAGTATTGTAACAGATATTAATGGTTGTAATGAAATTATACAAGAAGGTATTAATGGTACTATTATTCCTGTAAAAGATGCAGATGCGTTGCATGCTAAAATGCTTCAGTTTTATGAACAAAAAGATAGTTTATACAATCCTAATACTTGTAGAGAAGTTTTAGTTAAAAACTATGAACGATCTTATATTTGGGAACAACTACGCAAAGAGTATGAGTCTTTAGAAAAAAATAAACTACATAGTAACAGTTAA
- a CDS encoding EpsG family protein produces the protein METFISAKNYYDVFMNACLYLVIFTIFHSIVLRLDDPKNKQFIQFTGYTLLIVTILYIGLRPISHLFGDTINYYRSYIAYEYGANISEKVGDYGWHVFMKTAAQFMPIQAFFTICAFIYVFPLYRISKEFFKEYWYYSFLLFVVSFSFWTYGVNGVRNGAAASLFLWGVSYHRKKIIMAICFLLAIQFHKTLLLPIIAFSATFLYNNPKTYFKGWFACIPLSLVMGGVWITIFASLGFGDERLAGYLTAEADAGTFKSTGFRWDFLFYSAFAVFAGWYFIIKRKFKDQVYFQLFNTYLICNGFWILVIRANYSNRFAYLSWFMMAIIIIYPMLKQQFFKNQHLMIGKIVLAYFAFTYLMYKVYYP, from the coding sequence ATGGAGACTTTCATCAGTGCTAAAAATTACTATGATGTATTTATGAATGCATGCTTGTATTTAGTCATATTTACTATTTTTCATTCTATAGTATTAAGATTAGATGACCCAAAAAATAAGCAATTTATACAATTCACTGGATATACATTATTAATTGTAACCATTCTGTATATAGGATTACGACCAATTAGTCACCTTTTTGGTGATACTATCAATTATTACAGATCCTACATAGCATATGAGTATGGAGCAAACATTAGTGAAAAGGTTGGTGATTATGGCTGGCATGTATTTATGAAAACTGCTGCACAATTTATGCCTATACAAGCCTTTTTTACAATTTGTGCTTTTATTTATGTTTTTCCACTATATCGCATCTCTAAAGAGTTTTTTAAAGAATATTGGTATTATTCATTTTTATTATTTGTGGTTTCTTTTTCTTTTTGGACCTATGGTGTTAACGGGGTTCGTAATGGTGCAGCCGCCTCTTTATTTTTATGGGGTGTAAGCTACCATCGCAAAAAGATAATAATGGCTATTTGCTTTCTTTTAGCCATTCAGTTTCATAAAACATTATTACTACCTATAATTGCTTTTAGTGCTACCTTTTTATATAACAATCCCAAAACTTATTTTAAAGGATGGTTTGCTTGTATCCCTTTATCTCTTGTGATGGGAGGAGTCTGGATTACAATTTTTGCTAGCTTAGGATTTGGAGATGAGAGACTCGCTGGGTATCTAACTGCAGAAGCTGATGCTGGTACATTTAAAAGCACAGGATTTCGTTGGGATTTTTTATTCTATAGTGCTTTTGCTGTTTTTGCTGGTTGGTATTTTATAATCAAAAGGAAATTTAAAGACCAAGTTTATTTTCAACTGTTTAACACCTATTTGATATGTAATGGATTTTGGATCTTGGTCATACGTGCCAATTATTCCAATCGTTTTGCCTATTTATCCTGGTTTATGATGGCTATAATTATTATATACCCAATGTTAAAACAACAATTTTTTAAAAACCAACATCTAATGATTGGTAAAATAGTACTTGCTTATTTTGCTTTTACCTATTTAATGTATAAAGTATATTATCCATAA
- a CDS encoding glycosyltransferase family 1 protein — MNRGGAETMIMNYYRAMDRKKVQFDFLLHRREKGAFDDEIKELGGNIYYMPAISPKNYINYKKELNSFFYKNKNYKIVHSHLNALSFFVLRAAKQNNVPVRIAHSHTSLLNLNLNPFSKKRDSFKFIFKFVLQNYFKSKVTNYANYYYTCGEKAGNWLFGKDSNYKIINNAINTSSFTYNKSIGDNLKRELCIHNKKIIGHVGNFVPEKNHTFILNVFYEFKKIENDSILLLIGGGNNETIKKQAQELGIFNDVMFLGVRSDVANLLQAIDLFLFPSTNEGLPVTLIEAQAAGLKVIASDEISTELKITDLISFLSLKESPKNWAKTIKRELNYQRKNTMQNIIDGDYDIKNNAKSLEEFYSTSVL; from the coding sequence ATGAACCGTGGTGGTGCAGAAACTATGATTATGAACTATTATAGAGCAATGGACCGAAAAAAAGTTCAGTTTGATTTTTTACTTCATAGAAGAGAGAAGGGTGCCTTTGATGACGAAATTAAAGAGTTAGGTGGTAACATATATTATATGCCCGCAATCAGCCCAAAAAATTATATTAACTACAAAAAAGAATTAAACTCTTTTTTTTATAAAAACAAAAATTATAAAATTGTTCATTCACATTTAAATGCTTTAAGTTTTTTTGTTTTACGTGCTGCTAAACAAAACAATGTACCTGTACGAATAGCCCATAGCCACACTAGCTTACTAAACTTAAATTTGAACCCATTTTCAAAGAAAAGAGATAGTTTCAAATTTATATTCAAGTTTGTTTTACAAAACTATTTTAAAAGTAAAGTAACTAATTATGCTAATTATTATTACACCTGTGGGGAGAAGGCAGGCAACTGGTTATTTGGAAAAGACTCAAATTATAAAATAATAAATAATGCTATTAATACATCTAGTTTTACATATAATAAAAGTATTGGAGATAATTTAAAAAGAGAGCTATGTATTCATAATAAAAAAATAATTGGTCATGTCGGAAATTTTGTGCCAGAAAAAAACCATACTTTCATTTTAAACGTTTTCTATGAATTTAAGAAAATAGAAAATGATTCTATTTTACTTTTAATTGGTGGTGGTAACAATGAAACCATTAAAAAACAAGCTCAAGAATTAGGTATATTTAATGATGTAATGTTTTTAGGTGTACGTAGTGATGTTGCTAACCTGCTACAAGCGATAGACCTATTTCTGTTTCCCTCTACAAATGAAGGACTACCTGTAACACTAATAGAAGCACAAGCTGCAGGTTTGAAAGTAATTGCATCTGATGAGATCTCTACTGAACTTAAAATAACAGATCTAATTTCTTTTTTGTCTTTAAAAGAAAGCCCTAAAAACTGGGCAAAGACAATTAAGAGGGAATTAAATTATCAAAGAAAAAATACAATGCAAAATATTATTGATGGTGATTATGACATTAAAAATAATGCTAAATCATTAGAAGAATTTTATTCAACATCAGTTTTATAA
- the asnB gene encoding asparagine synthase (glutamine-hydrolyzing): protein MCGINGFIYKQNTSKDILNSKIHSMNNLIIHRGPDDDGVFTEENKNYSIAMGMRRLSIIDLHSGKQPISNDNKSITIVFNGEIYNYLELKKELLNQGASFKTNSDTEVILKLYELEGVKSFSKLDGMFAFSIYDKKTGKVFIARDFFGEKPLYYTNNSKKIIWASELKSIIKDLDVKPKINKKGLNLFFRLTYIPAPYSIYEDIHKLEANHYISYDLNNGSLDIFPIEESKKYIIDNSITLTKAKKDVKELMYNSVESRAISDVPLGTFLSGGVDSSIVSLCLSQASSKPIDTFSIGFQKKSYDESDKSRVVAKMIKSNHHEFIISEKDLEENIHEILLNFDEPFSDSSSLPTYLVANKTREHVTVALTGDGGDEMFGGYNKYYMGKLNQKYTSLVPKIIHKSFNKIIAPALKVSNDNRGIRFKAKRLLNSIDYNGQFYWDIISLGYTKNSLHNYLKPSSLDDDIFTYYKTKTGIDKPKSISDFRTIDKHLSLEGDMLVKVDRTSMLNSLECRAPFLNKKIWNYSHTLPEKFLMKGWDKKFILKEAFRDQFTKGFLDKSKSGFGAPVGDWLKSTLRAELESYILEEDLINQDIFDATKIRELVYNHLSGKEDNTFKVWTFYCFQKWYKNIYLNTIL from the coding sequence ATGTGTGGAATAAATGGTTTTATATATAAACAAAATACCTCTAAGGATATCCTTAATTCTAAAATACATTCTATGAATAATTTAATTATTCATAGAGGTCCGGATGATGATGGTGTGTTTACAGAAGAAAACAAAAATTACAGTATTGCAATGGGTATGAGGCGTTTATCAATTATAGATTTACACTCAGGAAAACAACCTATTTCTAATGATAACAAAAGTATAACTATTGTTTTTAATGGTGAAATATACAATTATCTTGAACTAAAAAAAGAGTTACTAAACCAAGGCGCAAGTTTTAAAACGAATAGCGATACCGAAGTAATCCTTAAATTATATGAATTAGAAGGAGTAAAATCTTTTTCTAAACTAGATGGTATGTTTGCCTTTAGTATTTATGATAAAAAAACAGGTAAAGTTTTTATTGCCAGAGATTTTTTTGGTGAAAAACCATTGTACTACACTAACAATTCTAAAAAGATTATTTGGGCTTCAGAACTAAAATCTATAATAAAGGATTTAGATGTAAAACCCAAAATAAACAAAAAAGGTTTAAATCTATTTTTTAGATTAACTTATATCCCTGCACCCTATTCTATTTATGAAGACATACATAAATTAGAGGCAAATCATTATATTTCTTATGATTTGAATAATGGTAGTTTAGACATCTTCCCAATAGAAGAAAGTAAAAAGTATATTATTGATAATTCAATTACATTAACTAAAGCTAAAAAGGATGTAAAGGAGTTGATGTATAACAGTGTGGAAAGCAGAGCCATTTCAGATGTTCCATTGGGGACTTTTTTATCTGGCGGTGTAGATTCTTCTATTGTTTCTTTATGCTTGTCACAGGCCTCTAGTAAACCTATTGACACCTTTTCTATTGGTTTTCAGAAAAAATCTTATGATGAATCTGATAAATCTAGAGTTGTTGCTAAAATGATAAAAAGCAACCATCATGAATTTATTATTAGTGAAAAGGATTTAGAGGAAAACATCCATGAAATTTTATTAAATTTTGATGAGCCCTTTTCAGATTCTTCTTCTTTACCTACATATCTAGTAGCTAACAAAACAAGAGAACACGTAACTGTGGCTTTAACAGGTGATGGTGGTGATGAAATGTTTGGAGGCTACAATAAGTATTATATGGGAAAACTAAACCAAAAATATACAAGTTTAGTTCCTAAAATAATTCATAAAAGTTTCAACAAAATAATTGCACCAGCCCTAAAAGTATCTAATGACAATAGAGGTATACGCTTTAAGGCAAAAAGACTATTAAATTCTATAGATTATAATGGCCAGTTTTATTGGGATATAATTTCTTTAGGTTACACTAAAAATAGTCTTCATAACTATTTAAAGCCATCTTCATTAGATGATGATATTTTTACATATTACAAGACTAAAACAGGTATTGACAAACCAAAATCTATATCAGATTTTAGAACAATTGACAAACACTTAAGTCTAGAAGGTGATATGTTAGTTAAAGTAGACAGGACAAGTATGTTAAACTCTTTAGAGTGCAGAGCTCCTTTTTTAAATAAAAAAATATGGAACTACTCGCACACTCTTCCAGAGAAGTTTCTAATGAAAGGTTGGGACAAAAAATTTATTTTAAAAGAAGCGTTTAGAGATCAGTTTACTAAAGGCTTTTTAGATAAAAGTAAAAGTGGTTTTGGTGCTCCTGTAGGTGATTGGCTAAAATCTACTTTACGTGCAGAATTAGAGAGTTACATTTTAGAAGAAGATTTAATTAACCAAGATATTTTTGATGCTACTAAAATTAGAGAACTGGTGTACAACCATTTGTCAGGTAAAGAAGATAATACCTTTAAAGTGTGGACTTTTTATTGCTTTCAAAAATGGTATAAAAATATTTATCTAAACACAATTTTATAA
- a CDS encoding glycosyltransferase family 2 protein, whose amino-acid sequence MINTKTITVFTPTYNRAYCLDQIYQSLVKQTSQDFLWLVIDDGSTDNTKEVVANWIAEGKIAIKYHYQENLGMHGGHNAAYRLITTELNVCIDSDDFMPVDAIEKILYHYPSIKDNPKFAGLVGLDADKKGDIIGSKIPEIVKETTLIDLYQTHKVTGDKKLVYKTAIIKKYPAYPIFEGERFVPLGYLYQLIDQDYVLKPVNEVFCIVEYLQDGSSLNMLKQYRRHPKGFAFSRITEIKYAKNFKEKIKKIIHFISSNLLAKNFKFISKSPEKTLTILALPLGFMLYLYILIKTKKNV is encoded by the coding sequence ATGATAAACACGAAAACCATAACCGTATTTACCCCTACGTACAACCGTGCGTATTGTTTAGACCAAATTTACCAAAGCCTAGTAAAACAAACCAGTCAAGATTTTTTATGGTTAGTTATAGATGATGGATCTACTGACAACACAAAAGAAGTAGTTGCAAATTGGATTGCTGAGGGTAAAATTGCCATAAAATACCACTACCAAGAAAATTTAGGAATGCATGGTGGACACAATGCTGCCTATAGATTAATTACTACAGAATTAAATGTTTGTATAGACAGTGATGATTTTATGCCTGTGGATGCTATAGAAAAAATACTATACCACTACCCTAGCATTAAAGACAATCCTAAATTTGCTGGTTTGGTTGGCCTTGATGCAGATAAAAAAGGAGACATCATAGGCTCTAAGATTCCAGAAATTGTAAAAGAAACAACATTAATTGACTTATATCAAACACATAAAGTTACTGGTGACAAAAAATTAGTTTACAAAACTGCTATAATAAAAAAATACCCAGCCTACCCTATATTTGAGGGAGAACGTTTTGTCCCTTTAGGATATTTATACCAATTGATAGATCAGGATTATGTTTTAAAGCCTGTTAATGAGGTATTTTGCATTGTTGAATACTTACAAGATGGCTCTAGTTTAAACATGTTAAAGCAATATAGAAGACATCCTAAGGGTTTTGCTTTTTCTAGAATTACTGAAATAAAATATGCTAAAAATTTTAAAGAAAAAATTAAAAAAATAATACACTTTATCTCAAGTAATTTACTCGCTAAAAATTTTAAATTCATAAGTAAAAGTCCAGAAAAAACACTTACAATATTAGCTCTTCCTTTAGGTTTTATGCTTTATTTATACATATTAATTAAAACTAAAAAAAACGTTTAA
- a CDS encoding NosD domain-containing protein, with amino-acid sequence MYKQPLTLVKVLVYSLVIATTTVSCSQEDLLANVIEENAAEEEPDTEPDVQPVDDLKINTTPCDYTLDGIAAGTTLAIECQLDLDGKTVSLPTGVTLEYKGGEIINGTLNFTAGGKIDGNLLNQNLTVEGNVSLLSETFEFHPSRWDIVQGITTSQIAQKNNNNLEDLMFYTKSIGATTFTIDKFDAYFEVSKVTSTTTNQNFYPQKEAVNIPGDFTLLMTDNTILRVFPTVGKVAATLLALDNVSNTIVKGGTLYGDRDLRNYSKKNAEEGSHLFLVKSSNNIVLDNITFTMGSLGGLNINSYGFTFNSDYIPTNDVIIKDCTFEKVRMMSLALTDGYDISIDNNTFIDSSQPTSKSDGGVVGYAINMEPVRKRDAATGDLVLYQKVHDVVIKNNKETGSREGAITIFSGDNIIIENNELENVVSYTFATNSKIRNNNFTATSDPRKPAIIAGGKGETVYDNEISGNVIFGYEVGISANHKLVDIFENKIENCRTGIQLKESTDMKIYKNVITSNISTSRGIMAHIANVNNVDIYNNDISVPSNPLYFVQLNKKDYASEYTINVYDNNFNTKGAVTITSSKGIKLERNSFFGGIQSVNADNLTISNNIINTSNSHGIALNKENYDVTLNNNKITYLNINNYECIKIASTTSKSEIVMSNNTCN; translated from the coding sequence ATGTATAAGCAGCCATTAACCCTAGTAAAAGTTTTAGTTTATAGCTTAGTTATAGCTACAACAACAGTTTCATGTAGTCAAGAAGATTTGTTAGCAAATGTAATTGAAGAAAATGCAGCTGAAGAAGAACCAGATACAGAACCAGATGTACAACCTGTAGATGACTTAAAAATAAATACAACACCTTGTGACTATACTTTAGACGGTATAGCAGCAGGAACTACTTTGGCTATAGAATGCCAATTAGACTTAGACGGCAAAACAGTAAGTTTACCAACAGGAGTTACCTTAGAGTATAAAGGAGGCGAAATTATTAATGGTACTTTAAACTTTACCGCTGGTGGTAAAATTGATGGCAATTTATTAAACCAAAATTTAACTGTAGAGGGTAATGTTAGTTTACTAAGCGAAACCTTTGAATTTCACCCAAGTCGTTGGGATATTGTACAAGGAATTACTACGTCTCAGATAGCACAAAAAAACAATAATAATCTTGAAGATTTAATGTTCTATACAAAAAGTATAGGAGCAACAACATTTACAATAGACAAGTTTGATGCTTATTTTGAAGTGTCTAAGGTTACAAGTACAACAACAAACCAGAATTTTTACCCGCAAAAAGAAGCGGTTAATATACCAGGCGACTTTACTTTACTAATGACGGATAATACTATTTTACGTGTTTTTCCTACTGTAGGTAAAGTTGCTGCTACTTTATTAGCGTTAGACAATGTATCTAATACTATAGTCAAAGGAGGTACTTTATATGGTGATAGAGATTTACGTAACTATTCTAAGAAAAATGCAGAAGAAGGATCACATTTATTTTTAGTTAAAAGTTCAAATAATATTGTTTTGGATAACATTACTTTTACAATGGGTTCATTAGGAGGATTAAATATCAATTCTTATGGCTTTACATTCAATTCAGACTATATACCTACTAATGACGTAATAATAAAAGACTGCACCTTTGAAAAAGTGCGTATGATGAGTTTGGCCTTGACAGATGGCTACGATATTTCTATTGACAATAATACTTTTATAGATAGCTCACAACCTACATCTAAATCTGATGGAGGGGTAGTTGGGTATGCTATTAATATGGAGCCAGTAAGAAAACGTGATGCTGCTACAGGAGATCTTGTTTTGTACCAAAAAGTTCATGATGTAGTAATAAAAAATAATAAGGAAACGGGTAGTAGAGAAGGCGCAATTACAATTTTTTCTGGTGATAATATTATAATTGAGAATAATGAATTAGAAAATGTTGTAAGTTATACATTTGCAACTAATTCTAAGATAAGGAATAATAATTTTACAGCAACTAGTGATCCTCGTAAACCGGCAATTATAGCAGGTGGCAAAGGAGAAACCGTTTATGATAATGAAATATCAGGAAATGTAATATTTGGTTATGAAGTAGGTATTTCTGCGAATCACAAATTAGTAGATATTTTTGAAAATAAAATTGAAAATTGTAGAACAGGAATTCAATTAAAAGAATCTACTGATATGAAAATATATAAAAACGTTATTACTAGTAATATATCTACAAGTAGGGGTATTATGGCGCATATTGCAAATGTTAATAATGTAGATATATACAATAATGATATTTCAGTACCCAGTAATCCTTTATACTTTGTTCAATTAAATAAGAAAGATTATGCTTCTGAGTATACTATTAATGTTTATGATAATAATTTTAATACTAAGGGAGCAGTTACTATTACCAGTTCTAAAGGAATAAAACTAGAAAGAAATTCATTTTTTGGAGGTATTCAATCCGTAAATGCGGATAATTTGACAATTTCTAATAATATTATAAATACATCAAATAGTCATGGAATTGCTCTAAATAAAGAAAATTACGATGTAACTTTAAATAATAATAAAATTACATATTTAAATATTAACAATTATGAGTGTATTAAAATAGCTTCTACAACAAGTAAGAGTGAGATTGTGATGAGTAATAACACATGTAATTAA
- a CDS encoding glycosyltransferase: protein MKNILLVIPYGGVGGMERLAYSFYNYYKKKGYYIKVCKFIKLENDIVNFGEDENFFSDIDFSSMSKMQRYLFYITVPFKLRKIIKNHNITHTISFGAMPNVYSSMTYTKDYKIASIHALKSVELSNNSLLSKMTRFGYKYTYGKLDKVVCISNAIKDDLIKKCNFKFINKLKVIYNPHDLKEIEKQSLEKITSIKEVDLLKTNSILFLGRFSIQKSPWHLIKSFSIVDKNVPNANLIIIGDGDDSVLKHIEKLIKELGIETKVHFLGRRTNPYKYLVKAKVLALSSHYEGTPNVIVEAIALNTPIVSSCCTDGIIELMSIENKVMKNSNIKVDAGIITPNLYKNQLGLPKDNKIIDEEILLAEGLKDILTSEKHKEHLIKTRSLLLDKFNLDRVATEYLS from the coding sequence ATGAAGAATATTTTACTTGTCATACCCTATGGTGGTGTTGGAGGAATGGAGAGATTAGCTTATTCCTTCTATAACTATTACAAAAAAAAAGGTTATTATATTAAGGTTTGTAAGTTTATAAAATTAGAAAACGATATAGTAAATTTTGGAGAAGATGAAAACTTTTTTTCTGATATTGATTTTAGCAGTATGTCTAAAATGCAACGATATCTGTTTTATATTACAGTACCATTTAAACTTAGAAAAATTATAAAAAACCATAACATAACACATACGATTTCCTTTGGAGCAATGCCTAATGTTTATAGTTCAATGACATACACTAAAGATTATAAAATAGCTAGTATACACGCATTAAAAAGTGTAGAGTTAAGTAATAATTCATTATTAAGTAAAATGACTAGATTTGGCTATAAATACACTTATGGAAAATTAGACAAGGTAGTTTGTATCAGTAATGCTATAAAGGATGATTTAATAAAAAAATGTAATTTTAAATTTATAAACAAATTAAAAGTAATATATAACCCACATGATTTAAAAGAAATAGAAAAACAATCATTAGAAAAAATAACTTCAATTAAAGAAGTTGATCTTTTAAAAACAAATAGCATTTTATTTTTAGGGCGTTTTTCAATTCAAAAATCTCCTTGGCATCTAATTAAGTCTTTTTCTATAGTCGATAAAAATGTGCCAAACGCAAACTTAATCATTATTGGTGATGGCGATGATTCTGTTTTGAAACATATAGAAAAACTAATCAAAGAATTAGGAATAGAGACTAAAGTTCATTTTCTGGGAAGAAGAACAAATCCTTATAAATACCTAGTAAAAGCAAAAGTTTTAGCTTTATCCTCTCATTACGAGGGGACACCTAATGTTATTGTAGAAGCAATTGCACTCAACACACCTATTGTTTCTTCTTGTTGCACTGATGGTATTATAGAATTGATGAGTATAGAAAATAAGGTTATGAAAAATTCTAATATAAAAGTAGATGCTGGTATTATAACTCCTAATTTATACAAAAATCAATTAGGCCTTCCAAAAGATAATAAAATTATTGATGAAGAAATACTATTAGCTGAAGGATTAAAAGATATTTTAACATCAGAAAAACATAAAGAACATTTAATAAAAACTAGATCGCTTCTACTTGATAAATTTAATTTAGATAGGGTTGCCACGGAATACCTTAGTTAA
- a CDS encoding serine acetyltransferase → MKKILQIIKKITLIPHILVYYYSWNKSDIDKDLNRWATAKNIQKSNTGLLLHFLAVSPDFRTLFYYRTRSLTSHILNLYCRKQNNFTIDVTTKLAGGTLTGHPYCTILNANSIGENFYVNHLVTVGEVNGKRPTIGNNVSIYTGAIVIGDITIGNNVKIGAGTVVVKNVPDNCVVVGNPGRIIIK, encoded by the coding sequence ATGAAAAAAATATTACAAATAATAAAAAAAATAACATTAATACCTCACATATTAGTTTATTATTATAGTTGGAACAAATCAGATATTGACAAAGATTTAAATCGCTGGGCAACAGCTAAAAATATACAAAAAAGTAATACAGGACTCTTATTGCATTTTTTAGCCGTTTCACCAGATTTTAGAACACTGTTTTATTATAGAACAAGAAGCTTAACTTCACATATTTTAAATTTATATTGTAGAAAACAGAACAACTTTACTATTGACGTTACTACTAAATTAGCTGGTGGTACATTAACTGGTCATCCTTACTGTACCATATTAAATGCCAATAGTATTGGAGAAAACTTTTATGTAAACCACTTGGTTACCGTAGGCGAGGTGAACGGCAAAAGACCTACCATAGGTAATAATGTATCTATTTACACTGGAGCTATAGTTATAGGCGATATTACAATTGGCAATAATGTAAAAATTGGTGCTGGTACCGTAGTTGTAAAAAATGTACCCGATAACTGCGTGGTCGTAGGTAACCCTGGAAGAATAATAATTAAGTAA